TCTCACCTTGATTCCTCCAAAAAGTGTGGATGTTGGTATATGTTTCCGATTACTAAGAGATATGAAAATTTTGGCGTTTCGTATAAGGAACCTTTATTCTTAATTCCAAATGAACCGAAAACAAAATCAATTTCACCTGTATAAAGTAAAGTCCCAAATGAATTTCTGACCTCGGCTATATCACCTTCAAAAATCTCTACACCATTTTTATCCTTAAGTCCGGTGTATTGTTGTAGGGGACCGAATCGCTCAGGAAAAACTGATTGATGAATCGCGGGATCCGACATTGTTCTCAATATCAAGTCTCCTTGTAACCCAATAGTAATATCTTCCAATCCACCTTTATAAGCTTCGTGTATTGGTTTGAAATATTGGTTATACTTTTTGTCCCAAAAACGGAACTTTATTTGTCTCACTTTGATTCCTCCAAATATGAAATGTATTGGTTTCTTTTTTCTTTTAAATGATTCAATTTAACTTTTTCGTTTTCAATTACGTTTGCGTAACTTGTAATTAGTTCCTGGACTTCATGAATTTCCGATTCTAATTTCGGCAAATTATTTTCAATTAACTTTTTAACGTGATCAACGCTTTTTTTCATTTTGCTTCCTCCACACGTAAAGTTTTGTCTTGCTCGCTAACGATCAGCGAAACGATTTGTGTATCGATAACATTTAGCTTCGTTACCGCCTCCGCATTGTCCACGAATATTGGCGCATAAATGCCGTAATGCTCTGATAGAGTTTGGATTATATCCAGTCCGACATTGATTCGCATCGCATTGTTTAACGAACTGTAATCGACTCCGTTGTAAGTTGTTTCGCACACTTCTTGAAGACCACCATTGATTTGGTTCTCAAACAATTTAAAGTTTGCTAGCTTGAATTTGCCGTTAATCTTGTCGGTTAAGAGGTCCACTTTCGCTCGAATGAATTCCTCGGTTAAATGCAACTCGTGATCTAGCTTCTGGAACTCTGCAGCTAGTAACGATTCGTTTTCGGTTAAGTCCTGAATACGAGCTTTCAAATTGTCGACATTAGCTTGTGCTGCGATGATTGCATTCTTCTCACGCATTTCACTTCTTAGATCTGCAACTTCTGACTGGATGCCCTGAACCACTTCTTCCAATTCTTCTTTTTCCGATTGAATCGCACTTTTTAATTCATCAATTTGTGCTTGAAGATTTTTGTATTCGGGTTCTTCTTTTACGTCTCTCACGTTCGATTCAAGAGCATCTAAATCGTTCGCAAGGTTTTGTTCATCATGCATCAAATCAATGAAAATTAGTCGAGATTTTTCGAGATTTTCAGTTTGTATATGCAAGTCATCTACAAGGGATAGTTTTCGTTCTTTCAATGCATTACCTTCCGCCGAAATTGCCTGTAAACGATTTGATTTATTAAAATTGAATGCCTCAAGTGCTTTTTGTTCAACCTCATCCCCTCTTTCTTTTAGAAGAGCCTGTCCACATGTTGGGCACTCTGTATTTCCGTGAAATTCAAAGCGTTCTTGATCAATATAATTCCAGCGATTTCTTAGCTCTTCCATTTGTCGATCAAGCTTCTGAATGTTCTCGTTTACCCACTTGATCTCTTCTTCATGTTTTTGGATTTCACGTTGCCCAAATAGAACATTCTGTTCTGCTTCTTGCCATTTTGCTTGTTTTTCGCGTAATTCTTTTGTTTCTTCATTCGTAAACTCTTGCTCGAACGTTCTTAATGTTTGAGTTAGTTCCGTTATTTGAAGCTCTTTTTCTTTCACAGAATTACCATTACGAATGTTATTGATTTGGTTGTTTGCCTGGTCAATTTGCAATTGAATCCCAGCTACTTCACCTTTTAATTCATCGAGGTTTTCATTGCTTTCCGGAATAGATTTCGTGATTTCATCAATCCTTACTGGAATAGTTAGTAGCTCTTCATTTATTTTTTTTCGACGTTCGGCAATGACTTTACGATGATCGTCAATCGCGCGTCCTTTTAACAAAATAGGTAGTGCAGCTAGTTCTTTGTTTGTGGCAAATACTTCTTCATCTGTCACATCACCACTGATCGTCAGGAGAATGTCACGACGATCTTTCCATTTCAGCTGCTCATTGAAAAATGTTGGGCTAGTGATCAGCTTGAACAAATCCTCTTTCACAATGGAATCGACAAATTCGGTGTATTCCTTTTTCTTCTTTGGCACACCATCGATGTAGTAATCCGTTTCATGTCCTGTAAATGTAGATTCAGCAGATCCTCGTTTCCGAGTCCACACTTCCTTGTAGACTTTCTTCAATTCAACTTCGGTACCATCAACTTCAAACAATCCTTGTACAGAGTGATTTAAGTTGTGTAGCTCGTTACCGTTAGCATTTAGTGTCTTAATAGAAAAATCCTTGACGTTATGCGAATCCTTATCGAAAAGTAACCACACAAATCCATCAAATAACGTAGATTTACCAACCGCATTATCACCGTAGACATTGACTGAATTACCATTTAGAACTAGCGAAAAATTTTTAATCCCTTTGAAGTTCTCTAACTCCATTGAGAGTAATTTAATCGTTTTCAAATGCCTGCCTCCTTGCCCCTTATGAAAGAATGTTGTATTCTATAGGGGACTTCTTTAGTTTTAGGTCCACTGTTGGTAGCAGTGGGCTATTTTTGTACCAATAGCTCTGTCGTCCCTTTAAAAATCACTTTCTTCACTTCATATCCTTCTGCTAAATGCTCGTCCATTACTTACACGACAGATGATAGATTTGTGTCTTTCGTGTACACAAGCTCGATTGTTTTGTTAAAGCCATCCTCAAAGTGCGCTTCCCATAAGTAATACTCCTGTTCCACTTTCTCACCCCCTCTCAAGGATTTGTTTCGATTCGTCCTCTAACCTAGTAAAATCAACCACTAGACGATAACCCCAGTGCTTACAATATTCTCGTTGAAAATCGAGCATTTCTTTTAATTCCTTCTGCGTTAATCGAAGTTCCAATTCACCGACAACAGGTTCAAAGTGTCGTTGGAAATGTACGATGAACTCATTGTTTGGCAACTTCTTAATTGGTGCTATTCGAACTGTTTTTTCTGACATTATTACTCTCATAAATTCTCGATAAAAATGGAGATTTGGCTGTACAAGATTAATACAAGAATGATAGCTGCGATCAGGAAAAAACGTCTCTCTGTTTTGGACAGCGGTTCTACAAATAAGTAGTTCTCAATTCTTTTCATCATGAGATGTTCTCCACATTCACTCGGTATTTAACGGCCAATTCTTTCACGATAGCTAGATAGATTTCGGTTAAACGTGAATCATCTGCAATCGCATCTAGTTTAGAAACTTTGTTTACAGTAGACTTAGCGACTCCATTAAGTGCCATTACTTTTTTGCTTGTTCGTCACTCGAATACTTAACTTACACTTCGCGCGATCTTCAAGAATTTTGTAGCTTTCATTGCGAATCTCTTTGAACATGTCGTAACCGCCCTGCGCTTGAGCAATTCGATTTAATATTCCAGTGATTTTCTTGCGCCACTCGACAACCGATAAGCCAATAATCTCGTTAATGTTGTGTTGTTCTGTTTCAATTTTTCCGATACGACCTTCTTGTTCGTTTAACTTTTTCTCCATTTCCACCATGTTCTGTGCTTGGAGCAATGCGTACTCGGCAGGAGTTAATTGTTTCTGTTGATAGGAGCCCGTTTTTCGAATAGAGGGAATGACTTCCTTCGTGATCCACCGCTTAAAATCTTTTGCCTCTTGCTTACGACTTCCTAAAACCAAACTGTAAAGTCCTGATTCATTTACGAAATTTGTGTCACCTTGACGCCCTATGTTGAACATAGACCGTTCATCTTCATCTAGTCGTTGCAACGCTTGAGTAACATTTTTAATTTCAAGGACTTCGCAAACATCAGTTGCAGCAAACCAGATTTCTTCACCTTGTTGCAGTGTGCGTAATTCGTTGTTTTGAAACTGGAATACGTTTTGTAATTGATTCATTCTTCTACCTCTTTTCTTTGGTATAATTTCCCTATCTCATGTAGAGGGGAGGTGTTAACATGACTACTTACTTAATCTCTTACGATCTAATGGACAAAGATAAAAATTATGACGGTGTAGCCGAAGCAATTAAGTCTTGTTCCACCGGAGTTTGGTGTAGACCGCTTGCTTCTGTATTTTTAATCGAGTCCTACTTGTCTGCACAAGAAATATCAAATGCCATTAAGGCGAAAGTTGACGCTGACGATAAATGGCTAGTAATTGAAGTTAAAAACAACAAATATGGTGTTCTTAAGCGTGATATGTGGGAGTATATGAATAAAAATATGTTTATTTAGTTCCAGGACTT
The Paenisporosarcina cavernae genome window above contains:
- a CDS encoding Bro-N domain-containing protein; the protein is MNQLQNVFQFQNNELRTLQQGEEIWFAATDVCEVLEIKNVTQALQRLDEDERSMFNIGRQGDTNFVNESGLYSLVLGSRKQEAKDFKRWITKEVIPSIRKTGSYQQKQLTPAEYALLQAQNMVEMEKKLNEQEGRIGKIETEQHNINEIIGLSVVEWRKKITGILNRIAQAQGGYDMFKEIRNESYKILEDRAKCKLSIRVTNKQKSNGT
- a CDS encoding YopX family protein, yielding MRQIKFRFWDKKYNQYFKPIHEAYKGGLEDITIGLQGDLILRTMSDPAIHQSVFPERFGPLQQYTGLKDKNGVEIFEGDIAEVRNSFGTLLYTGEIDFVFGSFGIKNKGSLYETPKFSYLLVIGNIYQHPHFLEESR